Proteins from one Amycolatopsis benzoatilytica AK 16/65 genomic window:
- a CDS encoding extracellular solute-binding protein — protein sequence MKLRSVLPAAAALALLASCAPAQSGPAAAGGDQTSGTLRVWLFDEANRAPKEAAVKEAITEFEAHHSGVRVDVQWVAVEDRANKFSGAFNDPSNAPDVAEFGNTDVASYAQTGALSDLGKDLANWSDGKDLLPSVLDTAKADGKTYGIPWFTGIRALYYRTDVFAELGLKPPATLAELTEAAHKIRAAKPDLYGIATGGKFTYAMLPFVWANGGEIAKQDNGKWKSTMDSPQARAGVAAYANLIKDDSCPPAACANLTGTQSITAFAGGKAGMAIGGDFNRKAVEQGTVKGKYAIVPIPGTTPNSIAPAFAGGNLLGVFGASQRRGLAVQFAELLAGQKYQEKMYTAMGNLPTLASVQKKVAANDPTLKAFVDTLAAGTKFVPATPAWSKIDSQNVLPTAVQQIATGGKDVDGALADAVAAMNKNFG from the coding sequence ATGAAGCTGCGTTCTGTCCTGCCCGCCGCCGCCGCGCTTGCGCTGCTCGCCTCGTGCGCGCCCGCCCAGTCCGGCCCAGCCGCCGCCGGCGGCGACCAGACGTCCGGCACACTCCGGGTCTGGCTGTTCGACGAGGCGAACCGCGCGCCGAAAGAAGCAGCGGTCAAAGAGGCGATCACCGAATTCGAAGCACACCATTCCGGCGTCAGAGTCGACGTGCAATGGGTCGCGGTCGAAGACCGTGCGAACAAATTCTCCGGCGCTTTCAACGATCCCTCCAACGCTCCCGACGTGGCCGAATTCGGCAACACCGACGTGGCCAGCTACGCGCAGACCGGCGCACTGTCCGACCTCGGCAAGGACCTGGCGAACTGGTCCGACGGCAAAGACCTCCTCCCCTCCGTCCTGGACACCGCGAAGGCGGACGGCAAGACCTACGGCATCCCCTGGTTCACCGGCATCCGCGCGTTGTACTACCGCACCGACGTCTTCGCCGAACTCGGCCTGAAGCCGCCGGCGACGCTGGCCGAACTGACCGAGGCGGCGCACAAGATCCGCGCCGCCAAGCCGGATCTGTACGGCATCGCGACCGGCGGCAAGTTCACCTACGCGATGCTCCCGTTCGTCTGGGCCAACGGCGGCGAGATCGCGAAGCAGGACAACGGCAAGTGGAAGTCCACTATGGACTCGCCGCAGGCCAGGGCGGGCGTCGCCGCGTACGCGAACCTGATCAAGGACGACAGCTGCCCGCCCGCCGCGTGCGCGAACCTCACCGGCACGCAGAGCATCACCGCGTTCGCCGGCGGCAAGGCCGGGATGGCGATCGGCGGCGACTTCAACCGCAAGGCGGTCGAGCAAGGCACGGTGAAGGGCAAGTACGCGATCGTGCCGATCCCGGGCACCACGCCGAATTCGATCGCGCCCGCGTTCGCCGGCGGCAACCTGCTCGGCGTGTTCGGCGCCAGCCAGCGCCGCGGTCTCGCCGTGCAGTTCGCCGAACTGCTGGCCGGGCAGAAGTACCAGGAGAAGATGTACACCGCGATGGGCAACCTGCCCACGCTCGCCTCGGTGCAGAAGAAGGTGGCCGCGAACGACCCGACGCTGAAGGCGTTCGTGGACACCCTCGCCGCGGGCACGAAGTTCGTTCCGGCCACCCCGGCGTGGTCGAAGATCGACAGCCAGAACGTCCTGCCCACCGCGGTGCAGCAGATCGCCACCGGCGGCAAGGACGTCGACGGCGCACTGGCCGACGCCGTCGCGGCGATGAACAAGAACTTCGGCTGA
- a CDS encoding carbohydrate ABC transporter permease: MVSVRTAPSASVRRDGRAALWYLLPAGILLAALLVYPIYQLVLISLYDYGQPQASGVAPLVFLGLDNYATLLADAEFWTVLSKTVGFAAACVLGSLVVGTALAVLATRVRALPRTLLFLAALGAWATPAIAGSYVWLFLFDTDFGLVNEVLSGVGFTGMAHHSWTFGTFGAFGLVAAEVIWCSFPFVLVTMYAGISAVPKETLEAASLDGASAWRSTWSIVLPTVRPLLTIATVQSIIWDFKVFTQIYVMTNGGGVAGRNLVLNVYAYQQAFAGQEYGLGSAIGVVMTVLLLSITGLYVRSQRRSSAWL, encoded by the coding sequence GTGGTATCGGTGCGTACTGCGCCTTCCGCGAGTGTCCGCCGGGACGGTCGCGCGGCCCTCTGGTACCTGCTGCCGGCCGGGATCCTGCTCGCCGCGCTCCTGGTGTACCCGATCTACCAGCTCGTGCTGATCTCGCTGTACGACTACGGCCAGCCGCAGGCGTCCGGCGTGGCCCCGCTGGTGTTCCTCGGCCTGGACAACTACGCCACCCTGCTCGCCGACGCCGAGTTCTGGACCGTGCTCAGCAAGACGGTCGGGTTCGCGGCGGCCTGCGTGCTCGGCAGCCTGGTCGTCGGCACCGCGCTGGCGGTGCTGGCGACCCGGGTCCGCGCGTTGCCGCGCACCTTGCTGTTCCTGGCCGCGCTCGGCGCGTGGGCGACCCCGGCGATCGCCGGGTCCTACGTCTGGCTGTTCCTGTTCGACACCGATTTCGGCCTGGTCAACGAGGTGCTCTCGGGCGTCGGGTTCACCGGGATGGCGCACCATTCCTGGACCTTCGGCACGTTCGGCGCGTTCGGGCTGGTGGCCGCCGAGGTGATCTGGTGCTCGTTCCCGTTCGTGCTGGTCACCATGTACGCCGGGATCAGCGCGGTGCCGAAGGAGACGCTCGAAGCGGCCTCGCTGGACGGCGCCTCCGCGTGGCGCAGCACCTGGTCGATCGTGCTGCCGACGGTGCGGCCGCTGCTGACCATCGCCACCGTGCAGTCGATCATCTGGGATTTCAAGGTGTTCACGCAGATCTACGTGATGACCAACGGCGGCGGCGTGGCCGGGCGCAACCTGGTGCTCAACGTCTACGCCTACCAGCAGGCGTTCGCCGGGCAGGAGTACGGGCTCGGCTCGGCGATCGGAGTCGTGATGACCGTGCTGCTGCTGTCGATCACCGGGCTCTACGTCCGGTCCCAGCGCCGGAGTTCCGCATGGCTGTGA
- a CDS encoding carbohydrate ABC transporter permease: MAVKVRRPGRLVAEIVTVVIAGFVAFPLYWMVLSAFKPAGEIQSANPRPWTFAPSLDSFRRVLTISGFGRYFLNSLVVALAVVALSLLLSFLSAVALTRFRFRGRGVLLVMLLVAQMVPVEALTIPLFFLMRSVGGVAPAFGLNELGSLVLVHLAFSLPFAIWMLRGFVAAVPAELEEAATLDGASRMRFTWRILFPLVAPGLVAVSVLAFIHAWNDFLFAKTFIISKTENQTLPQAILVFFKPEDTDWGAVMASSTLMTIPVLVFFVLVQRRLVGGTAGAVKG; encoded by the coding sequence ATGGCTGTGAAAGTGCGCCGCCCCGGGCGGCTCGTGGCCGAGATCGTCACCGTGGTGATCGCCGGTTTCGTGGCGTTCCCGCTGTACTGGATGGTGCTCTCGGCGTTCAAACCGGCCGGCGAGATCCAGAGCGCGAACCCGAGGCCGTGGACATTCGCGCCTTCGCTGGACAGTTTCCGGCGGGTGCTCACGATTTCCGGGTTCGGCCGATACTTCCTGAACAGTCTCGTGGTCGCGCTCGCGGTCGTGGCGCTGTCGCTGCTGCTGTCGTTCCTGTCCGCGGTGGCGCTGACCCGGTTCCGGTTCCGCGGCCGCGGCGTGCTGCTGGTGATGCTGCTGGTGGCGCAGATGGTCCCGGTGGAAGCGCTGACCATCCCGCTGTTCTTCCTGATGCGGTCGGTCGGCGGCGTCGCGCCGGCGTTCGGTCTGAACGAACTCGGCTCGCTGGTGCTGGTGCACCTGGCGTTCAGCCTGCCGTTCGCGATCTGGATGCTGCGCGGGTTCGTCGCCGCGGTGCCGGCCGAACTGGAGGAAGCGGCCACGTTGGACGGTGCGTCGCGGATGCGGTTCACCTGGCGGATCCTGTTCCCGCTCGTCGCGCCCGGACTGGTCGCGGTGAGCGTGCTCGCGTTCATCCACGCGTGGAACGACTTCCTGTTCGCCAAGACGTTCATCATCTCCAAGACCGAAAACCAGACTCTGCCGCAGGCGATCCTGGTGTTCTTCAAACCGGAGGACACCGACTGGGGCGCCGTGATGGCCTCGTCCACCCTGATGACGATCCCGGTGCTGGTGTTTTTCGTGCTGGTGCAACGGCGGCTCGTCGGCGGGACGGCCGGGGCGGTGAAGGGATGA
- a CDS encoding beta-N-acetylhexosaminidase: MPGFDTLLPRPVSATPEPGTCRWPSPVHVRTAADLPAEGYRLRIAPDGVTLDAADSAGEFYGRQTLRQLAGPDAFRAASVHNAPAELPCGAIEDYPRFGWRGCLYDVARNFRTKAEVLRFVDLLAAHKMNVLNLHLTDDQGWRIEVPRYPRLTSVGGWRKSSMVGRHDGPERDGRPHGGYYRVADLREIVAYAAARSVTVVPEVDVPGHARAAIAAYPALGPASEHPWEVWTSWGISTSLLDPSESTLDFFREVFDHVLDIFPSPVIALGGDEVPGATEAHHRFVREIAAHVAERGRIPMGWDEVLDSGGLPAMLIGVWQDRERAELAVKDGHEVVLCPEDGVYLDHRQSDHPDEPIPVGYLQDLEHFYGFEAEPGPQVRGIQAQLWSEHLDTVRRTDYAAFPRLSAFAEVAWSSGPRDYAEFLPRLRDHHLPRLDALGVEYRPLDGPHPWQTRPGVPGRPR, encoded by the coding sequence ATGCCCGGATTCGACACTCTCCTCCCCCGTCCGGTGTCCGCGACGCCGGAGCCGGGGACCTGCCGGTGGCCCTCGCCGGTGCACGTGCGGACCGCGGCCGACCTGCCCGCCGAGGGCTACCGGCTGCGGATCGCGCCGGACGGCGTCACGCTCGACGCGGCCGACTCCGCCGGCGAGTTCTACGGCCGGCAGACGCTGCGCCAGCTCGCGGGTCCGGACGCGTTCCGTGCCGCGTCCGTCCACAATGCACCGGCCGAGCTGCCGTGCGGCGCGATCGAGGACTACCCGCGGTTCGGCTGGCGCGGCTGCCTGTACGACGTGGCCCGGAACTTCCGGACGAAGGCCGAGGTGCTGCGGTTCGTCGACCTGCTGGCGGCGCACAAGATGAACGTGCTGAACCTGCACCTGACCGACGACCAGGGCTGGCGCATCGAGGTGCCGCGGTACCCGCGGCTGACGTCGGTAGGCGGCTGGCGGAAGTCGTCCATGGTCGGCAGGCACGACGGCCCGGAACGCGACGGCCGTCCGCACGGCGGGTACTACCGGGTGGCGGATCTGCGCGAGATCGTCGCGTACGCCGCCGCCCGGTCAGTCACCGTCGTGCCCGAAGTGGACGTTCCCGGACACGCACGGGCCGCCATCGCCGCCTATCCGGCACTGGGTCCGGCCAGCGAACATCCTTGGGAGGTATGGACTTCCTGGGGCATCAGCACGTCTCTTCTGGACCCGTCGGAGTCCACTCTGGACTTCTTCCGCGAGGTCTTCGACCACGTGCTCGACATTTTCCCGTCCCCGGTGATCGCGCTGGGCGGAGACGAGGTGCCCGGTGCCACCGAGGCGCACCACCGGTTCGTCCGGGAGATCGCGGCCCACGTCGCCGAGCGCGGCCGGATCCCGATGGGCTGGGACGAGGTCCTCGACAGCGGCGGCTTGCCGGCGATGCTGATCGGCGTGTGGCAGGACCGGGAGCGGGCGGAGCTGGCGGTGAAGGACGGACACGAGGTGGTGCTCTGCCCCGAGGACGGGGTGTACCTCGACCACCGGCAAAGCGACCACCCGGACGAACCGATCCCGGTCGGCTATCTCCAGGACCTGGAACACTTCTACGGTTTCGAGGCGGAGCCCGGCCCGCAGGTGCGCGGGATCCAGGCGCAGCTGTGGTCCGAGCACCTGGACACGGTGCGCCGGACCGATTACGCGGCGTTCCCGCGACTGTCCGCCTTCGCCGAGGTCGCGTGGAGCAGCGGGCCGCGCGACTACGCGGAATTCCT